The following is a genomic window from Paenibacillus sp. FSL R5-0766.
TTCCGTGGAGATTCGTTTCTATTAGCCCAGAAGGCAGCCCAAACAGATGCAGATGTGATCGTTTTCTGTGGTGTTCATTTTATGGGTGAAAGCGCTAAAATTCTTGCGCCAAATAAAACAGTTATTATCCCGGACGAACGTGCGGGCTGCCCAATGGCAGATATGGTGAATGTGGATGGACTACGCAAATTGAAAGCACAACATCCTAATGCCAAGGTGGTTACGTATATCAATTCCTCGGCTGAGATCAAAGCAGAGACTGACATCTGTTGTACATCAGCGAACGCAGTCCGGGTTATTCAATCGGTGGATTCCGACGAAATTATCTGGGTACCGGATAAAAACCTGGGACATTATGTGCAGCAGCATACAGACAAGAAAATGATTATCTGGGAAGGTTACTGCAACACTCACGATATGCTTACAGTCAAAGATGTGGTAGAGATGAGAGCCAAACACCCAAATGCAGAGTTTGTTGTCCATCCAGAGTGTCGCCCTGAGGTTGTAGAAATGGGTGATTTTGTAGGCAGCACAACAGCTATTCTGGAGTATTGCAAAAATTCATCAGCGAAGGAATTTATCGTAGGTACCGAAGATGGTACAGGATATCAGCTTCGTCTGGATAGTCCGGATAAACAGTTCCACTTCGCTACCAAGTTCCTTGTATGTCCCAACATGAAGGTAAACAACTTGAAGAAACTGGTAAAATGCCTGGAAACGATGAAGCCGCAAATCTACGTGCCACCGGCCGTTGCCGACAAAGCCAGAGAATCACTAGAGCGCATGTTGTTGGTAAAGTAGGATGCGCTACTCTTGCTCCAAGACAGGTGAATAACATGATACCGCAATATTTAGTTGATTTTGATCTGTCTGCGCTACCCATGGTAGAGACGGATGTACTGGTTATAGGCTCTGGGATTGCTGGTTTGTTTACTGCCATTAAGGCAAGTGAACAACAACGTGTATTAATGATCACGAAGAAGTCATTACTTGAAAGTAACACCAGATATGCGCAGGGAGGCATCGCTGCGGTTATTGCTGAGGATGATTCACCTGCTTACCACTTGCAGGATACACTTGTAGCAGGAGCGGGCTTATGCCGCTCCGAAGCGGTAGAGGTATTGGTGAATGAGGGTCCGGACGGAGTGAAGGAACTGATTCGTTTGGGTACTTTATTTGATCTGGAGAACGGCGAGTTGGCGTTGACGCAGGAAGGTGCGCATAGCCACCGCCGTATTTTGCATGCCAACGGAGATGCAACAGGATATGAGATTGTGCGTGCGCTTGCTGTTGAAGTGAATGAGCATCCCGGGATTGAAGTATGGGATGAGCATTTTGTTGTTGACCTGATTACAGATCGAGATCGAGGGGAATGCATTGGTGCTCTGGTTCAGAAGGATGACGGATCTCAAGTGTTCGTAAAGGCACAGGCAACTGTTCTTTGCTCTGGTGGAGCAGGGCAGCTGTACCGATACACGACGAATCCGGATGTAGCTACTGCCGATGGTGTAGCCATGGCCTATCGGGCTGGGGCTATTGTTCGTGACATGGAATTTATCCAATTTCACCCCACCTCTCTTTGTTACCCGGGAGCCCCGCGTTTCCTGGTGTCAGAAGCCGTACGCGGCGAA
Proteins encoded in this region:
- the nadA gene encoding quinolinate synthase NadA, which codes for MEALALERKAEMNRELRERLMVLKKERNAIILAHYYQRDEVQEVADFRGDSFLLAQKAAQTDADVIVFCGVHFMGESAKILAPNKTVIIPDERAGCPMADMVNVDGLRKLKAQHPNAKVVTYINSSAEIKAETDICCTSANAVRVIQSVDSDEIIWVPDKNLGHYVQQHTDKKMIIWEGYCNTHDMLTVKDVVEMRAKHPNAEFVVHPECRPEVVEMGDFVGSTTAILEYCKNSSAKEFIVGTEDGTGYQLRLDSPDKQFHFATKFLVCPNMKVNNLKKLVKCLETMKPQIYVPPAVADKARESLERMLLVK